One segment of Panicum virgatum strain AP13 chromosome 3K, P.virgatum_v5, whole genome shotgun sequence DNA contains the following:
- the LOC120698947 gene encoding chaperone protein dnaJ 49-like isoform X1 has protein sequence MDGNKDEALRSIKLAKSAFASGDRQRAEKLVRIAQRLDPSVPLDDLLNPAEKFDILNGATCQGKTGRGQACENPKTPKESVAHVNVDQVCTEENIRVVQDIRKKKDYYAVLGVERRCSVEEIRKAYRRLSLKVHPDKNKAPGAEDAFKLVSKAFKCLSNDQSRKTYDHTGTIEDHESNEQYPNAMRQGMARRRTQARSGFYNYEEDFDPDEIFRSFFYGTHDNLFRARNTYRARGTVRQQQQRREHTVQGGSGINLTVLMHLAVVLIIVSLAFIPVQRPEYSLQKTYYFPLSKVTQKHGVEYFVSKQDFDQKFPQGSQSREILEQYVFKDYKNLLGRYCHMERQRRQWAKDYPTPNCDRLRNLSVP, from the coding sequence ATGGATGGGAACAAGGACGAAGCCTTGAGATCTATCAAGCTTGCAAAATCTGCATTTGCATCTGGGGATAGGCAGCGCGCAGAAAAATTAGTCAGAATTGCTCAAAGATTGGACCCTAGTGTTCCACTTGATGATTTGTTGAACCCAGCTGAGAAGTTTGATATCCTGAACGGTGCTACTTGCCAAGGCAAAACAGGAAGAGGTCAAGCTTGTGAAAACCCCAAAACACCAAAAGAATCAGTTGCTCATGTTAATGTTGATCAGGTCTGCACTGAGGAGAATATTAGAGTGGTTCAGGATATCAGGAAAAAGAAGGATTATTATGCAGTTCTTGGAGTAGAGAGGAGATGCTCTGTGGAGGAAATTAGGAAGGCCTACAGGAGATTATCACTGAAGGTTCATCCTGACAAGAATAAGGCTCCTGGGGCAGAGGATGCGTTCAAGTTAGTAAGCAAGGCGTTCAAGTGCCTAAGCAATGATCAGTCGCGGAAGACTTATGATCATACAGGAACCATTGAGGACCATGAGTCTAATGAGCAATATCCCAATGCCATGAGGCAGGGAATGGCCAGGCGGAGGACGCAAGCAAGAAGTGGCTTCTATAACTACGAAGAAGATTTTGATCCAGATGAGATATTCAGGTCCTTCTTTTATGGCACCCATGATAATTTGTTTCGTGCCCGGAATACCTACAGAGCAAGGGGAACAGTTAGGCAACAGCAACAGAGAAGGGAGCATACAGTACAGGGTGGTTCTGGCATAAACTTAACTGTGTTAATGCACCTTGCAGTGGTATTGATTATTGTTTCACTTGCATTCATTCCGGTGCAGCGGCCTGAGTATTCCCTGCAGAAGACCTATTACTTCCCCTTATCAAAGGTCACTCAAAAGCATGGAGTGGAGTACTTTGTTAGCAAACAAGATTTTGATCAGAAGTTTCCACAGGGGAGTCAATCTAGAGAAATTCTTGAGCAGTATGTTTTTAAGGACTATAAGAATCTGCTTGGAAGATATTGCCATATGGAACGTCAACGACGTCAATGGGCTAAGGACTACCCTACCCCTAACTGTGACAGGCTAAGGAACCTATCTGTACCATAA